In one Bacillus thuringiensis genomic region, the following are encoded:
- the lrgB gene encoding antiholin-like protein LrgB, protein MASTMTPYFGIVVSLIAYGIGTLLFKHSKGFFLFTPLFVAMVLGIVFLKVGNFTFEEYNTGGKMISFFLEPATIAFAIPLYKQVDKLKKYWWQILSAIVVGSICSVIVVFIVAKAIGLDTAVMNSMLPQAATTAIALPISESIGGIPAITSFAVIFNAVIVYALGALFLKTFRVKHPIAKGLALGTAGHALGVAVGIEMGEVEAAMASIAVTVVGVVTVVVIPMFMPFIG, encoded by the coding sequence ATGGCAAGCACAATGACTCCATATTTCGGAATCGTCGTTTCATTAATCGCATACGGGATCGGAACATTATTATTCAAGCATTCAAAAGGATTCTTTTTATTTACACCATTATTCGTAGCGATGGTATTAGGGATTGTCTTTCTAAAGGTAGGTAACTTTACTTTTGAAGAATATAATACTGGCGGAAAAATGATTAGTTTCTTCTTAGAACCAGCAACAATTGCATTCGCTATCCCACTATATAAACAAGTAGATAAGTTAAAAAAATATTGGTGGCAAATCTTATCGGCTATCGTGGTTGGATCTATTTGCTCAGTAATTGTCGTGTTCATTGTTGCAAAAGCAATCGGTTTAGATACAGCAGTAATGAATTCAATGTTACCACAAGCAGCAACAACAGCAATTGCGTTACCAATTTCAGAAAGTATTGGTGGTATTCCAGCAATTACATCTTTTGCAGTTATTTTTAACGCAGTTATCGTATACGCATTAGGGGCATTATTCTTAAAAACATTTAGAGTGAAACATCCGATTGCAAAAGGTTTAGCACTTGGAACAGCGGGCCATGCATTAGGAGTTGCAGTAGGAATTGAAATGGGTGAGGTAGAGGCAGCGATGGCAAGTATTGCTGTAACGGTAGTTGGGGTTGTAACAGTAGTTGTCATCCCAATGTTTATGCCATTCATTGGATAG
- a CDS encoding AI-2E family transporter: protein MQIKNLFQSKGFQRLLVLVILALVLYGLQSMLNLILITFILTYLMDRFQKFISRKLDHFMPINRKIIIAFLYVMLIGGIAITLFKYLPVLTIQISQLIYQFNVFLRNPPDSELIKYAVNAVNHMELSKYVGQGVDILYKSITNVGKFGLQVLLSLILSLFFLLEKSRIFGFTAKFKESRLAIFYTEIEYFGKKFARSFGKVIEAQFLIAVVNCVLSVIALWILGFPQLLGLALMIFLLGLIPVAGVIISLFPLCMIAYNIGGIMYVVYILVIVTVIHALESYVLNPKFMSQKTNLPIFYTFMVLIFSEHFLGVWGLIIGIPIFIFLLDVLDVTSDEIEKDVGTK, encoded by the coding sequence ATGCAAATAAAAAACCTGTTTCAAAGCAAAGGATTTCAGAGGTTACTCGTATTAGTAATACTTGCTCTCGTGTTATACGGGCTGCAAAGTATGTTGAATTTAATATTAATTACGTTTATTCTCACGTATTTAATGGATCGATTCCAAAAGTTTATTTCCCGCAAATTAGATCATTTCATGCCTATTAATCGAAAAATTATTATAGCATTTCTATATGTAATGTTAATTGGTGGAATTGCTATTACGTTATTTAAATATTTACCAGTATTGACGATACAAATTTCACAACTGATTTACCAATTCAATGTATTTTTAAGAAACCCACCAGATAGTGAACTAATTAAGTATGCAGTTAATGCTGTCAATCATATGGAGCTTTCTAAATATGTAGGACAAGGCGTAGACATTTTGTATAAATCGATTACAAATGTTGGTAAATTCGGCCTTCAAGTTTTACTTTCTTTAATTTTGAGTTTGTTTTTCTTACTAGAAAAATCTCGTATTTTTGGTTTTACTGCAAAGTTTAAAGAAAGCAGGCTTGCAATTTTCTATACTGAAATTGAGTACTTCGGAAAGAAATTTGCACGTTCATTTGGAAAGGTAATCGAAGCACAATTTTTAATTGCTGTTGTTAACTGTGTTCTTTCAGTTATCGCATTATGGATATTAGGATTCCCGCAATTATTGGGTTTAGCGCTAATGATTTTCTTGCTTGGCTTAATTCCAGTAGCGGGGGTTATCATTTCGTTATTCCCACTTTGTATGATTGCTTACAATATTGGCGGTATTATGTACGTTGTTTATATTTTAGTTATCGTAACAGTGATTCATGCGCTTGAAAGTTACGTATTAAATCCGAAGTTTATGTCGCAAAAAACAAATTTACCGATTTTCTATACTTTTATGGTATTAATTTTCTCAGAGCACTTTTTAGGTGTATGGGGATTAATTATCGGTATTCCAATCTTCATTTTCTTACTAGATGTTTTAGACGTAACAAGTGATGAAATTGAGAAGGATGTTGGAACAAAATAA
- the lytS gene encoding two-component system sensor histidine kinase LytS: protein MLNLVLMMIERVGLIVILGFLLSHIKTFRRLLHKQDGYVDKLKLICIFSVFTIVSNYTGIEIAGNTIMNENWLQGVSSSSTIANTRIMGVGISGLLGGPIVGVGVGFFAGIHRYMLGGTTALSCAISSILAGIITGYIGYIFKKYNRTITPKFSAVLSIFIVSLEMLMILLIIEDGISVVKTIAIPMILVNSFGSFILLSMIQAILRQEENAKALQTHKVLRIADKTLPYFRQGLTEESCKHVAQIIHRFTGTDAVSLTDTEKILAHVGLASDHHIPSHSLITGLSKEVLNTGKIMKAKSREVINCQHEGCPLQAAIVIPLTSHGNTIGTLKLYFKNPNQLSRVEEELAEGLAKIFSTQLELGEAELQSKLLQDAEIKALQAQINPHFLFNAINTVSALCRTDVEKARKLLLQLSVYFRCNLQGARQLLIPLEQELNHVQAYLSLEQARFPNKYEVKMYIEDELKTILVPPFVLQLLVENALRHAFPKKQPVCEVEVHVFEKEGMVHFEVKDNGQGIDEERLEQLGKMVVSSKKGTGTALYNINERLIGLFGKETMLHIESELNKGTEITFIIPKKVGEEEPGVKSISS, encoded by the coding sequence ATGCTAAATTTAGTACTCATGATGATTGAACGAGTCGGACTTATAGTTATTTTAGGATTTTTACTCTCTCATATTAAAACTTTCAGACGCCTCCTTCATAAACAGGATGGCTATGTAGATAAGCTTAAGCTTATTTGTATTTTTTCGGTATTTACAATTGTAAGCAATTACACTGGGATTGAAATAGCAGGAAATACGATTATGAATGAAAACTGGTTACAAGGTGTTTCTTCGTCAAGCACAATTGCGAATACGCGTATTATGGGTGTTGGTATTAGCGGCTTACTTGGTGGCCCTATTGTAGGGGTTGGAGTAGGATTTTTTGCTGGTATTCATCGTTATATGCTTGGTGGTACGACAGCGTTAAGCTGCGCAATCTCTTCTATTTTAGCTGGGATTATAACTGGTTATATCGGATATATTTTCAAAAAATATAATCGTACAATTACTCCTAAGTTTTCAGCAGTTTTAAGTATTTTTATCGTATCTTTAGAAATGCTTATGATTTTATTAATTATAGAGGATGGAATTAGCGTTGTGAAAACAATAGCGATACCGATGATTCTTGTAAATAGTTTTGGCAGTTTTATTTTACTTTCTATGATACAAGCTATTTTGCGTCAGGAGGAGAATGCAAAAGCGCTTCAGACTCATAAAGTATTGCGTATTGCTGATAAAACGTTACCGTATTTTCGTCAAGGCTTAACAGAAGAATCGTGTAAGCATGTGGCACAAATTATTCACCGCTTTACAGGAACGGATGCGGTATCTTTAACAGATACAGAGAAAATATTAGCGCACGTTGGATTAGCATCAGATCATCATATTCCTTCACATAGTTTAATAACTGGTTTGTCGAAAGAAGTTTTAAATACAGGGAAAATAATGAAAGCAAAATCACGTGAGGTCATTAATTGTCAACATGAAGGATGCCCTTTGCAAGCGGCGATTGTTATTCCACTAACTTCGCATGGAAATACGATAGGGACATTAAAACTGTATTTCAAAAATCCTAACCAGTTAAGTCGTGTGGAAGAGGAATTAGCAGAAGGGTTAGCAAAAATATTCTCTACACAACTTGAATTAGGGGAAGCTGAGTTGCAAAGTAAATTACTTCAAGATGCGGAGATAAAAGCATTACAAGCGCAAATTAACCCGCACTTTTTATTCAATGCGATTAATACAGTATCAGCTTTATGCCGAACAGATGTAGAAAAAGCAAGGAAGTTATTATTACAGCTCAGCGTGTATTTCCGTTGTAATTTGCAAGGAGCACGTCAGTTATTGATTCCGCTAGAACAAGAATTAAACCATGTACAGGCATACTTATCACTAGAACAAGCACGGTTCCCAAATAAGTATGAGGTAAAGATGTATATTGAGGATGAGCTAAAGACAATTTTAGTACCACCATTTGTTCTTCAACTATTGGTTGAAAATGCATTGCGACACGCTTTTCCGAAGAAGCAACCAGTATGCGAAGTGGAAGTGCATGTTTTTGAAAAAGAGGGTATGGTTCACTTTGAAGTAAAAGATAATGGACAGGGAATTGATGAAGAACGTTTAGAACAATTAGGAAAGATGGTAGTTTCGTCAAAGAAAGGGACTGGAACAGCTTTATATAATATTAACGAACGTCTTATTGGTTTATTTGGGAAAGAAACGATGCTTCATATCGAAAGTGAATTAAATAAAGGGACGGAGATTACCTTTATTATTCCAAAAAAAGTAGGGGAGGAAGAACCGGGTGTTAAAAGTATTAGTAGTTGA
- the msrB gene encoding peptide-methionine (R)-S-oxide reductase MsrB — protein sequence MALNEKVELATFAGGCFWCMVSPFEEMEGIIQVVSGYTGGHKEDPTYKEVCSETTGHYEAVQITFDANKMPYEELLNIYWRQIDPTDVGGQFHDRGQSYETVIFYHNEEQHKKAEASKEELEQSGRFSKPIATKILPAAIFYPAEEYHQGYHKKNTFRYELYRKGSGRDAFIKQHWPKDNAHLKEKLNEMQFYVTQENGTEPPFRNEYWNHKEEGLYVDIVSGEPLFTSLDKFDSGCGWPSFTKPVMSASVKEKMDVSHNMTRTEVRSKEGDSHLGHVFPDGPGPNGLRYCINSAALRFIPKEELEKEGYGDFLILFGNKK from the coding sequence ATGGCTTTAAATGAAAAGGTAGAATTAGCTACATTTGCTGGAGGGTGTTTCTGGTGTATGGTTTCTCCGTTTGAAGAGATGGAGGGAATTATACAGGTTGTTTCAGGATATACAGGCGGTCATAAAGAGGACCCAACGTATAAAGAAGTGTGCTCGGAAACAACAGGACATTATGAAGCGGTACAAATTACATTTGATGCAAATAAAATGCCGTATGAGGAGTTATTAAATATATATTGGAGACAAATTGATCCGACTGATGTAGGTGGGCAATTCCACGACCGCGGACAGTCTTACGAAACAGTGATTTTTTATCATAATGAAGAACAACATAAAAAAGCAGAGGCCTCAAAAGAAGAGCTTGAGCAGAGTGGGCGCTTTTCAAAACCAATTGCGACAAAAATACTACCAGCAGCTATATTTTATCCAGCTGAAGAATATCACCAAGGATATCATAAGAAAAACACATTCCGCTATGAGTTATATCGTAAAGGCTCAGGACGAGATGCTTTTATTAAGCAACATTGGCCAAAGGATAATGCTCATTTAAAAGAAAAACTCAATGAGATGCAGTTTTATGTAACACAGGAAAATGGTACAGAACCACCATTTCGAAATGAGTATTGGAACCATAAAGAGGAAGGTCTTTATGTAGACATCGTTTCCGGTGAGCCGTTGTTTACTTCTCTAGATAAATTTGATAGTGGATGTGGATGGCCTAGTTTTACAAAACCAGTTATGTCAGCAAGTGTGAAAGAAAAGATGGATGTGAGTCATAATATGACACGTACAGAAGTGAGAAGTAAAGAGGGAGATTCACATCTTGGGCACGTATTTCCAGACGGTCCAGGACCAAATGGCCTTCGTTACTGTATTAATTCCGCAGCTCTTCGATTTATTCCAAAAGAGGAATTAGAGAAAGAAGGCTATGGCGATTTCCTAATCTTGTTTGGAAATAAAAAATAA
- a CDS encoding MFS transporter, protein MNVTTDVQQTTEETKAKRYKTLFGSALGYAAEGLDMLLLSFVLVYILKEFHLSPVEGGNLTLATTIGMLIGSYLFGFIADLFGRIRTMAFTILLFSLATALIYFATDYWQLLILRFLVGMGVGGEFGIGMAIVTETWSKEMRAKATSVVALGWQFGVLVASILPAFIVPHFGWRAVFLFGLIPALLAVYVRKSLSEPKIWEQKQRYKKELLQKEAAGKLTTTEAEQLKHIKKFPLRKLFANKKVTITTIGLIIMSFIQNFGYYGIFTWMPTILANKYNYTLAKASGWMFISTIGMLIGIAIFGILADKIGRRKTFAIYYIGGTVYCLIYFFLFTDSTLLLWGSALLGFFANGMMGGFGAILAENYPAEARSTAENFIFGTGRGLAGFGPVIIGLLATGGNLLGALSLIFIIYPIGLITMLLCVPETKGKVLD, encoded by the coding sequence ATGAACGTCACTACTGATGTACAACAAACAACAGAGGAGACGAAAGCGAAAAGATATAAAACATTATTTGGTTCTGCGCTAGGATATGCAGCAGAAGGTTTAGATATGTTGTTATTATCTTTCGTACTCGTCTATATTTTAAAAGAGTTTCACTTAAGTCCTGTTGAAGGTGGAAACTTAACATTAGCTACCACAATAGGGATGTTAATTGGTTCTTATTTATTTGGATTTATTGCTGATTTATTTGGCCGTATTCGTACAATGGCCTTCACAATCTTACTGTTTTCACTAGCAACCGCACTCATTTATTTCGCAACAGACTACTGGCAATTATTAATTCTGCGCTTTTTAGTTGGAATGGGAGTTGGTGGTGAATTCGGAATCGGAATGGCCATCGTAACAGAAACATGGTCTAAAGAAATGCGTGCTAAAGCGACATCTGTTGTTGCACTTGGATGGCAATTTGGTGTATTGGTTGCTTCAATCCTTCCAGCATTTATTGTCCCGCACTTTGGATGGAGAGCCGTTTTCTTATTTGGATTAATTCCAGCTTTACTAGCTGTCTATGTCCGCAAAAGTTTAAGTGAACCGAAAATATGGGAGCAAAAACAACGCTACAAAAAGGAACTATTGCAAAAAGAAGCTGCAGGTAAATTAACAACTACTGAAGCAGAACAACTAAAACATATAAAAAAATTCCCACTTCGAAAGTTATTTGCCAATAAAAAAGTAACAATTACAACAATCGGTCTTATTATTATGTCGTTTATCCAGAACTTCGGATATTACGGAATCTTCACATGGATGCCCACTATTTTAGCAAATAAATATAACTATACATTAGCAAAAGCAAGTGGCTGGATGTTCATTTCTACCATCGGTATGCTAATTGGAATTGCAATCTTTGGTATTCTGGCTGATAAAATTGGTCGTCGTAAAACTTTTGCAATCTATTATATTGGTGGTACAGTATACTGTCTCATTTACTTCTTCTTATTCACAGATTCAACATTATTATTATGGGGAAGTGCATTGCTTGGATTCTTTGCAAATGGAATGATGGGAGGATTTGGAGCAATTTTAGCTGAGAACTATCCTGCTGAGGCTCGCTCTACCGCAGAAAACTTTATTTTCGGTACAGGACGTGGATTAGCTGGATTTGGACCTGTTATTATTGGCTTACTTGCTACAGGTGGCAACCTACTTGGAGCATTGTCCTTGATTTTTATCATCTACCCAATCGGGTTAATTACAATGCTACTATGTGTACCAGAAACAAAGGGGAAAGTATTAGATTAA
- a CDS encoding efflux RND transporter permease subunit, whose product MNKIINFSLKNKFAVWLLTIIVTIAGIYSGLNMKLETIPDITTPIVTVTTVYPGATPEEVADKVSKPMEEQLQNLSGVNVVSSSSFQNASSIQVEYDFDKNMEKAETEIKEALTNVKLPDGVKDPKVSRVNFNAFPVISLSVASKNESLATLTENVEKNVVPGLKGLDGVASVQIAGQQVDEVQLVFKKDKMKELGLSEDTVKNVIKGSDVSLPLGLYTFKDTEKSVVVDGNITTIKTLKELKIPAIPSSPNGQGSQNAGAGAQTPQMNPAAMNGIPTVTLDEIADIKEVGKAESISRTNGKEAIGIQIVKASDANTVDVVNAVKDKVKELEKKYKDLEIISTFDQGAPIEKSVETMLSKAIFGAIFAIVIIMLFLRNIRTTLISVVSIPLSLLIAVLVIKQMDITLNIMTLGAMTVAIGRVVDDSIVVIENIYRRMSLSEEKLRGKDLIREATKEMFIPIMSSTIVTIAVFLPLGLVKGMIGEMFLPFALTIVFALLASLLVAVTIVPMLAHSLFKKESMREKEVHHEEKPSKLANGYKRILAWALNHKIITSSIAVLLLVGSLALVPVIGVSFLPSEEEKMIIATYNPEPGQTLEDVEKIATKAEKHFQDNKDVKTIQFSLGGENPMSPGQSNQAMFFVQYDNDTKNFEKEKEQVVKDLQKMSGKGEWKNQDFGASGGSNEIKLYVYGDSSEDIKPVIKDIQNIMKKNKDLKDIDSSIAKTYAEYTLVADQEKLSKMGLTAAQIGMGLSNQHDRPVLTTIKKDGKDINVYVEAEKQNYETIDDLTNRKITTPLGNEVAVKDVMTVKEGETSNTVTHRDGRVYAEVSAKLTSDDVSKASTAVQKEVDKMDLPSGVDVSMGGVTKDIEESFKQLGLAMLAAIAIVYFVLVVTFGGALAPFAILFSLPFTIIGALVALLISGETLSVSAMIGALMLIGIVVTNAIVLIDRVIHKENEGLSTREALLEAGATRLRPILMTAIATIGALIPLALGFEGSGLISKGLGVTVIGGLTSSTLLTLLIVPIVYEVLSKFKKKKTK is encoded by the coding sequence ATGAACAAAATCATCAATTTCTCGTTAAAAAATAAGTTCGCAGTTTGGCTACTAACCATTATTGTTACTATTGCCGGGATCTACTCTGGACTCAATATGAAGCTGGAAACAATTCCTGATATTACAACACCGATTGTAACAGTAACTACGGTCTATCCTGGTGCTACACCAGAAGAAGTAGCTGATAAAGTTTCAAAGCCGATGGAAGAACAACTACAAAATTTAAGCGGTGTTAACGTTGTAAGCTCATCATCTTTTCAAAACGCATCTTCTATTCAAGTAGAATACGATTTTGATAAAAATATGGAAAAAGCAGAAACAGAAATTAAAGAAGCTCTTACGAATGTGAAGCTCCCAGACGGTGTTAAAGACCCTAAAGTTTCACGAGTAAACTTCAATGCTTTTCCTGTTATTTCGTTAAGCGTAGCAAGCAAGAATGAATCTTTAGCTACCTTAACTGAAAATGTAGAAAAAAATGTTGTACCAGGATTAAAAGGACTTGATGGTGTTGCATCTGTTCAAATTGCTGGTCAACAAGTAGACGAAGTACAGCTCGTCTTCAAGAAAGATAAAATGAAAGAACTAGGACTAAGTGAAGATACTGTAAAAAATGTAATTAAGGGATCGGATGTATCTTTACCACTTGGCTTATACACATTTAAAGACACGGAAAAATCAGTTGTTGTAGATGGCAATATTACAACGATTAAAACATTAAAAGAACTCAAAATCCCAGCTATACCTTCCTCACCTAACGGTCAAGGTAGTCAAAATGCTGGCGCTGGTGCACAAACGCCGCAAATGAATCCAGCTGCTATGAACGGGATTCCAACAGTTACATTAGACGAAATTGCTGACATTAAAGAAGTTGGGAAAGCAGAATCCATTTCTCGAACAAATGGAAAAGAAGCAATTGGAATTCAAATTGTGAAGGCCTCTGATGCAAATACAGTTGATGTTGTAAATGCAGTAAAAGATAAAGTAAAAGAACTTGAGAAAAAGTATAAAGACTTAGAGATTATTTCAACATTCGACCAAGGTGCACCTATTGAAAAATCAGTAGAAACAATGCTGAGCAAAGCAATTTTCGGTGCTATCTTTGCGATTGTTATTATTATGCTGTTCCTACGAAATATTCGAACAACGTTAATCTCTGTCGTTTCAATACCACTTTCTTTATTAATTGCTGTTTTAGTCATAAAGCAAATGGATATTACGCTTAACATTATGACACTTGGAGCAATGACAGTTGCTATAGGCCGCGTTGTCGATGACTCAATTGTTGTTATTGAAAATATTTATCGACGTATGTCGTTATCAGAAGAGAAATTGCGCGGAAAAGATTTAATTCGTGAAGCTACGAAAGAAATGTTTATCCCGATTATGTCTTCTACCATTGTAACAATCGCTGTATTCTTACCGCTAGGGCTTGTAAAAGGTATGATTGGTGAAATGTTCTTACCATTCGCCTTAACTATCGTCTTCGCTTTATTAGCGTCGTTACTAGTAGCAGTTACAATCGTACCGATGCTAGCCCATTCCTTATTTAAGAAAGAGAGCATGAGGGAAAAAGAAGTACATCATGAAGAAAAACCAAGTAAATTAGCAAATGGTTATAAACGCATACTTGCATGGGCTTTAAATCACAAAATTATTACATCAAGTATCGCTGTCCTTCTATTAGTTGGTAGTCTTGCACTTGTACCAGTTATCGGTGTAAGTTTCTTACCTTCTGAAGAAGAAAAAATGATCATTGCAACATACAACCCTGAACCAGGTCAAACGTTAGAAGACGTTGAAAAAATTGCAACAAAAGCTGAGAAGCACTTCCAAGATAATAAAGACGTCAAAACAATTCAGTTCTCATTAGGTGGAGAGAATCCAATGAGTCCTGGTCAATCAAACCAAGCAATGTTCTTCGTGCAATATGATAACGACACGAAAAACTTTGAAAAAGAGAAAGAACAAGTCGTTAAAGATTTACAGAAGATGTCTGGCAAAGGCGAATGGAAAAACCAAGACTTCGGAGCAAGTGGCGGTAGTAATGAAATTAAACTATACGTTTACGGAGATAGCTCAGAAGACATTAAGCCTGTCATAAAAGATATTCAAAATATCATGAAGAAAAATAAAGACTTAAAAGATATAGATTCTAGTATTGCAAAAACATATGCAGAGTACACTTTAGTCGCAGATCAAGAAAAGCTAAGTAAAATGGGCTTAACGGCTGCTCAAATTGGAATGGGACTTTCTAATCAACATGATCGCCCTGTTCTGACAACAATTAAAAAAGACGGTAAAGATATCAATGTATATGTAGAAGCTGAAAAACAAAATTATGAAACAATCGATGACTTAACAAATCGCAAAATTACAACACCACTTGGTAATGAAGTAGCTGTGAAAGATGTTATGACTGTAAAAGAAGGTGAAACATCGAATACAGTAACACACCGAGATGGACGTGTTTATGCAGAGGTTAGTGCCAAATTAACATCTGATGACGTTTCAAAAGCATCTACTGCAGTACAAAAAGAAGTAGATAAAATGGATCTTCCTTCTGGTGTAGATGTTTCCATGGGCGGTGTTACTAAAGATATTGAAGAATCATTCAAGCAACTTGGCCTAGCGATGTTAGCTGCGATTGCCATTGTATACTTCGTTCTTGTCGTTACATTTGGCGGTGCCCTTGCACCATTCGCAATTTTATTCTCACTACCATTCACAATCATCGGGGCTCTTGTTGCCTTATTAATCTCTGGTGAAACATTAAGTGTCTCTGCAATGATTGGTGCGCTTATGTTAATCGGTATCGTTGTAACAAATGCAATCGTGCTTATCGACCGCGTTATTCATAAAGAAAATGAAGGTCTATCAACACGTGAAGCTTTATTAGAAGCTGGTGCAACACGCCTTCGACCAATCTTAATGACTGCAATTGCAACAATCGGTGCTCTTATCCCGCTTGCATTAGGATTTGAAGGTAGTGGCTTAATTTCTAAAGGACTTGGTGTAACGGTAATTGGTGGATTAACAAGTTCAACTTTATTAACACTTCTTATTGTTCCAATCGTCTATGAAGTATTAAGCAAATTTAAAAAGAAAAAAACAAAATAA
- a CDS encoding LytR/AlgR family response regulator transcription factor, which translates to MLKVLVVDDEMLARDELKYLLERTKEVEIVGEADCVEDALEELMQSRPDIVFLDIQLSDDNGFEIANILKKMKNPPAIVFATAYDQYALQAFEVDALDYILKPFDEERIVQTLKKYKKQKQAQTETKHEIKGTDVTAEMHKLALPIEESIVLVNIEDIIYVGLVDGKVTVKTMRETYVTHDTLVILEKKLPQASFMRVHRSFIANINHITEIQPWFNSTYNLIMKEGSKVPVSRTYAKELKKLLRI; encoded by the coding sequence GTGTTAAAAGTATTAGTAGTTGACGATGAAATGTTAGCACGTGATGAACTAAAGTATCTATTAGAGAGGACGAAAGAAGTTGAGATAGTTGGTGAGGCTGATTGTGTGGAAGACGCATTAGAAGAACTAATGCAAAGTAGACCAGATATTGTGTTTTTAGATATTCAATTATCCGATGATAACGGATTTGAAATCGCGAATATATTAAAGAAGATGAAAAATCCACCTGCAATTGTATTTGCTACGGCCTATGATCAATATGCGTTGCAAGCATTTGAAGTAGATGCGTTAGACTACATTTTAAAACCATTTGATGAAGAGCGTATTGTGCAGACATTAAAGAAGTATAAAAAACAAAAACAAGCGCAAACAGAAACGAAGCACGAAATAAAGGGGACAGATGTAACAGCAGAGATGCATAAATTAGCATTACCAATTGAAGAATCAATCGTACTTGTGAATATTGAAGATATTATATATGTAGGGCTTGTAGATGGGAAAGTAACAGTAAAAACAATGAGGGAAACGTATGTAACACATGATACACTTGTAATTTTAGAGAAGAAGTTACCACAAGCAAGCTTCATGCGTGTACACCGTAGTTTTATTGCGAATATTAATCATATTACTGAAATTCAGCCATGGTTCAATTCTACTTATAATTTAATTATGAAAGAAGGATCGAAAGTACCTGTTAGCCGTACATATGCAAAAGAACTCAAGAAGCTGCTTCGTATTTAA
- the lrgA gene encoding antiholin-like murein hydrolase modulator LrgA, which yields MSTKKVYSFLSQAFIFSAIMLISNIIATHLPIPMPSSVIGLVILFSLLCLKVIKLEQVESLGTALTGIIGFLFVPSGISVINSLGVMGQYFVQILTVIVVATVILLAVTGLFAQFILGKDEKETEDTKELKVVNKGRKHGKVA from the coding sequence ATGAGTACGAAAAAAGTATATAGTTTCTTATCACAAGCATTCATATTCTCAGCTATTATGTTAATTTCTAATATTATTGCAACACATTTACCAATTCCAATGCCTTCATCGGTAATCGGGTTAGTTATTTTATTTAGTCTATTATGTTTAAAAGTTATTAAATTGGAGCAAGTTGAATCACTTGGAACAGCTTTAACAGGTATTATTGGATTCTTATTCGTCCCATCAGGTATTTCAGTTATTAATTCTCTTGGTGTAATGGGGCAGTACTTTGTACAAATTTTAACTGTAATTGTTGTCGCAACAGTTATTTTACTCGCTGTAACAGGATTATTTGCACAATTCATTTTAGGAAAAGATGAGAAAGAAACAGAAGATACAAAAGAATTGAAAGTAGTAAATAAAGGACGCAAGCACGGAAAGGTTGCGTAA